The genomic DNA TCCTGAATGCCCAGCAGGATCTGTTTTATGGTGATCGCTGGACGCCAATCTTTTTCCTCGTCCAACAGCGACAGACAGACCGTGCCGGAAGGATACACGTTCGGGTGGAACAACGGCGGTTCGAACTTGCACTTTGGGGGGCTAGTCGGGTAGTCATCTTTGAAAATCATCTTCAGTCTGTACAGTCCTCCTTCCCAGGCTGTTCCTTTCTTTCCGGGAATGGCACACTCCCATGTCATCAGATTCAGCGAACCATCGATGTTCTTCACTGGGCGGGCCACGAATCCGTATGGATGGTCCTTACGCCAGGCTTTGCGTTCCTCACCAAGTCTCGATGCTGCGATGCCGGACATGTTGAATTAGATTCTATAGCTGCTGGTAGGAACAATTGGtttggcttttctttttttagtATGTAATGCAAGCACGATTTGCGTCCTGTTCCACAAGCGCCGAACTGTGTTATGGCGCCTCTCGCTTGACAGCtttggttgaaatatttcacccaTGCTTACAAAACGTGCCCATGCAGCAGAGCATCGGAAGAAGGGGCACATCAAATGACatttctttattattgttgTGCGGACTTGGAGCTAGATGCGTCCCAAAATAATGTTGCAGAACGCGATTGACCGAAGAAACAAGAATTTGTTGCTGTGAACGAACTGTACCAAACGCGGGACTATTGAAAAGCCACCAGGTGCTATTAAAGTTTCTTAAACTTCGTCAACATTGCTTTAATATATCTTTTATGTAGGATGCCGTACGCCGTGGTCGAAACGATCGATGCTTTTGGAAATAAGGAGCTTCTTGCTGCACCGGAACATTGGATCCAGAGTCAAGAAAATGGGAAGCAATATTTGTGCTGGCCAAACGTGCGAAACATAACCACTCTGAACGCGCTGCTGGAGGATGAGAGCAGTGTGCCTTCATTAATGTGGGAAAAGCACGAATGTACGGTTAAGCGGCGTTGCATTTGTTCACTAGCATTGGCAAACGCAACGCTAGAGGGCATTCAAAAGctaaccgaaaacaaaacgaccgCAGAGAGAACAACTCCCACAAAAAGTCCCGATACCAATCTGACGCGCAACATTGTACGGGTGACCAGTCTTGCCAAACAAATGGAAGATTCCAATCATGGACAGGAGAATCTGGTGGAACCGAAAATAGAGCTTACGTTTGATCCCCTGGGCGAGGGCAAAATTACCCCCAAAGTGTCGGAAATGTTCAATGAACTCAAGCGCCAGATTGACGCAAATCAGGAAGAGATgacgaaaaaaatgaatgagGGGTTTTACCGTATACAGAAAACCCTGGTCGGTTTAATGCACAAACAGCCAGAGCAAGGGCAGTCAATAGGAAATGCAGCATCATCTACCAGAGCGATGGTAACAGCATCAAAGCGAAACGAATGCATAAATATGAAACCTATAAAAACGATTGAAGAAATGAACGATTTGGAAACGCAGCTCAAGGACGACACTTATCGAAGGCAAGTGTTCAGTTGGATAGACAGTGTTGTGTCGTATGAGCGTAATCCCGAGTGTCGCATGATGGAGATATTGGACTTACTGTTCGACCGGCACTTTCTGCCAAACTTTAGCTGGACAGGCGCCAGTGCCAAAGGAGTTAAAAAGCATGCGTTCGGGGACTATAGAAACATTCTGCAGCTCTTCGCTTACGCCGGCACCACCAATGTGCATCGGGCGGATAGGACATTTGTGGccaatttttttatgaagaaaCTTCGACACGCTCCTTTGCGAGCTGTGACGCTAAAGGGGTTACGCCGGTGTGTTCCTCATTCGCCGTCACCGCGATCTACTAAAAGGAAACAAGG from Anopheles stephensi strain Indian chromosome 2, UCI_ANSTEP_V1.0, whole genome shotgun sequence includes the following:
- the LOC118503752 gene encoding SUMO-conjugating enzyme UBC9-B-like: MSGIAASRLGEERKAWRKDHPYGFVARPVKNIDGSLNLMTWECAIPGKKGTAWEGGLYRLKMIFKDDYPTSPPKCKFEPPLFHPNVYPSGTVCLSLLDEEKDWRPAITIKQILLGIQDLLNEPNIKDPAQAEAYTIYCQNRLEYEKRVRAQARAMSATD
- the LOC118503749 gene encoding uncharacterized protein LOC118503749; the protein is MPYAVVETIDAFGNKELLAAPEHWIQSQENGKQYLCWPNVRNITTLNALLEDESSVPSLMWEKHECTVKRRCICSLALANATLEGIQKLTENKTTAERTTPTKSPDTNLTRNIVRVTSLAKQMEDSNHGQENLVEPKIELTFDPLGEGKITPKVSEMFNELKRQIDANQEEMTKKMNEGFYRIQKTLVGLMHKQPEQGQSIGNAASSTRAMVTASKRNECINMKPIKTIEEMNDLETQLKDDTYRRQVFSWIDSVVSYERNPECRMMEILDLLFDRHFLPNFSWTGASAKGVKKHAFGDYRNILQLFAYAGTTNVHRADRTFVANFFMKKLRHAPLRAVTLKGLRRCVPHSPSPRSTKRKQGEASISSNLDNSAKFVKLSKVQFESLMKKNDDSMAGARIQESLDDHQYTDYNILEVDVENDLQPTLFMSAEDEYE